The Astyanax mexicanus isolate ESR-SI-001 chromosome 18, AstMex3_surface, whole genome shotgun sequence DNA window TACATAAATCACTGAATATAGTTacatatgaatattatataatgtCATTCATATAAACTTCTTGCTGTTCATAAGACAACATTGCTGGTATGTTGTCTTAAAACTCTTTAGACACCACTAGATAGTGCTTAACTTATGCTAACAGCATGTGTGCGATGCGGGGTTATGTTTACTTTCCTCCCTTTATAGTTAATCAGTCATTAAATGCTTCTTAAGCACACCATATTATGTTATTTGGGTTACAGAACACTGCCTTTACTGAAATTATACCTATTACAATAGAACACTATAAATACTTGGATTTATAGGCACCCATCAAGTTAAGTTAAGAGTTGGTATTCATATTGTTTTTGAAGAGAAAAAAGTGGTATCAGATTTTTGGAGATTAACCTATTGAATAAACAACaggaatcaggtgagctgctggttgtttagaatgaaaacctgcagccccACCGACCCAATGTGAACAGGTTTGATATAGTCTGCTTTAAAGGAATAAACCCATTAGGGAGAGTCCTGTTCAATTCTGTCAATTCATTTTAAATCCAGAGTTCCTTATATGGGCATGACACTGACTACAGAGTGATGAGACAACTTCAGAGGTATTTCTTCCTCAAAATCGCTCTTGTGATTACTACAGACATGTCTTGCATTATGAGAAACGCACTTTAGCATTTTTAGACAACAAGTCTAGACTAATAATAAATGCAGAACAATCTGATCGGAAGGCCAAAAGATGATTTCTACATTGATCTGAAATGACTGAAAGCAAACAGAACAATTCTATTCTGAAGTATGCCCTCTAATTGTGTACTCTAGTATAGCAGTATAAAAATACCGCAATGACTCGTGCATGTGCATGTGATGAAAGACTTGGAGCTTTAATAGTTTGTTGGGCTCATTGCCTCATGAGAAGCACACAGTGATTGACTCATCACTCACTGCAGCCCACTAAAACACAGCAGGGTAACTATTACTAGCGTTATTTGTTAAAGATCCACACTGCTGACCACAAGTACCGATCACAACAGTTCAATCCACACCACAACTGACGCTGCTGCAGGAAGTGAcgttgtattgtgtttttttcataTCAAGAGCATGTGACTCATGACTTAACCAGCAAAACTATTGTGATTGGTGTTTTAATGGGAACACACCAATAAAATACCAAATTTCAATTTATTTCCAGCAAGCATTTGTGCATGAAGAATAGAAAAGTGTCAGTCACATTTTGCTGTGTGTATCGGACAGAATTAGGAGATCAATAATTGTATTTCGAATTTCTACAGTTAATAAAACGTACCAGGATATATTGCTGATTGCTTACATGGACATCCTATGTCTTTAAAAGTAAAGAACATATTTTCCTTTTTACTATTTTGCAGATACAATAGCagagttgctattttggagatacaatcATGTAATAGCCCTATGTTATTTCACAAAGGGTGAAatccccgacttttgacattgatgtgatgccagAAAAGGATTCATTGCATTGCATTCTAGCATAAATACATTATTCATCTGTAAAACAGTGTTGCTGGTGGTATCATGGTTTGGACCTGTTTTgctacatttttgtttttgctggaaAAGGCAAAAAAATTATGATACTAGCACATCCTGAGAGaatttaaatatctaaatgaccATCTGTCAGTGAGCTGAATTTCAAGAGAAGAGAGTCATGCAGCAAGAAAATTACCCTATTTTCTACCCAGTTCATGGGAGGAAAACAACCAAAATAACAGAGGTAAAGCTAGAACATGCTATAGTTTCTTCACTTAATTGTTTACATtaagatttctctctctctctctctctctctctctctctctccttttcatgcTTTCCTTTATGTCATTATGTTGCCCTTGTTCTAATTGTTGtaattaaagatttattttattgtcgAATTGTACACGTTTAGCTGCCATGTTGAcgtaacatccaaggcaacacccacttttttgttttttggcttcCGTGGTAATAAAAtagcccccccaaaaaaaacgcACCCTATCACCCCTAAATGTTCACCTGCAACTGGAtattcaaacaagcccaatttgtgAGAAAAACTGCGGACCTTGCAACTATGACTATGCTACAACTGTGTGTGCTCACTTCAATATCTGGACAGGCAACTCCTTACAACATGGCATCTATGATTTCCTGGGCCAAACTGGGGTGGTTAGCATTTCTCTGTAGCTGAAAGTAAAAGAATCTGAATCCACAGATTCACAAGACACTTTAATGCCCACAGATTCAAACCAACACTTCCTGTTTCCCTTAAATGTATTTGCATAAGTTGTGCTTTTAGTAGTTTAATCACAATCGCTCACATTGAATGTAAGATAAAGCTGCAGTCAAGACTTGTGTCCATCAAACCCAATAAGCCATAATAACAAAACATGTagctgtgtgaaaccagactgtatgaacagtaataattaatatgttaaaatattttttaaggacGAGTGTTTGATGGGGGATTTGCCTGGATGTGATGTCTGTGTCAGACCAATAGGAGGAAGGATGATGTTGGCAGTGTGTGACCGGTAAGCACTATGGTTCCTCATCCTGAGGTACTCACACAGTCCAGCAGAGAGGAATACCACAGCTGATCTTTTCTTCACCTCCCAACATACAGATCCTTCTATCCCTTCAGAACAGGTAAGGAATCATATTTCTTTCTGCTTATACCCTGTTTTCTTGTGTGCTTGTGCAATTAAAACAGGAATTGTATGAAATGAAGCTGTCACATGCATGAAGATTATCACATATATAAATTTACAAAACAGACCAGAATCCGTCTGTCTGGACCTCATTAATGAGAGACAGCCTGAGGATTAATAAGGGGTTCTATGAAAGCCAATAAATGGAAGGCACCATCAACTTATGATTAAACTGATGAAATATTTGTAGGAGCAGATGGTATAGaagcactgtaatctgtttatctgtttaattaaCCCCATGTTGTGTTTTACTGGTGGAAGCTGACCCATGTTTAACCATGTTTAAAAATCCAATCTATCTCTAAGCTCTAGTTATAGAATAATTATtctaatcaatatttggtttaattGAAGATTTCACAGCTTACAGATAATGTTTTACTTGATAATAATACacagttcattaaaaaaattaactccaaaagaattgaaaaaaatgtgtttttggctTTGATAAATcaagtataaaaaaaagaaaattagtttTTGGTATAAGTTGGTCTAATATTCGTACCCTTTAAAGGCTCTactccatacctgtcaagttttggacttaaaaataagggattttttccgccgccccaacagcccaaacgagggaaatatatatatatatatatatatatatatatatatatatatatatatattttttttttttttcccctcgtttgggctgttggggcggcggaaaaaatcccttatttttaagtccaaaacttgacaggtatgccgtataaatgatgatttgaaattgaagggtgcacaaatttacaaaaaggacatggatcagatatattccataagtaaataatagtcctaaggggcctacacaattaataatctttcattaatacttctttctatcgttcagtccactcctgatcagttcagttaatttcagccctctccacattttctctctctccagctcaaccatctcttctaccccttctaaataatacattacattacattataatacattaccacaatacttgagatttaaacaaattctaacaaaccctaaaactagccctgaactaatagagtttggaaatgatagttattggctgatcagacacatcagggcagggcattttatatatatatatatatatatatatatatatatatatatatatatatatatatatatatatatatgtagatttttctcaaaccctgaatatctatctagctaattctaaagttaagctaactgagtcacaagctgtattttattaaacacacagtgggtttaatttatgttttgattcagagaagagtctttttaaccagctatcagaaacaatcttatcacagtttacatggttaattacctttcttttagaaaaatctccgtatatccagattagttttaacgacagctgctccgactagctgcctgaactcacagcgaggggaggggcggggcttcccgcacactaaactgcgctccgcaaaaccagctagctgattggctgtttctcctgaaaggcgggactttctccttgaaccggcaccacgattggttaagagacacacagcggtcagtgcattgtcgcctgtggcctatatattttttatttagtataatacgggaaatttacgggaaaatactaatacgggaggacggcgggaaagaggagtaaaatacggtagtttcccggccaaaacgggagacttgacaggtatgctctaCTCTAAAATTGTGTTAAATGACCAGAACAACAAGTGTGTAATATTCAGAACccatcaaaagtttggaaacaccttaaattcagtggtttttcattattctaaaatgttctgcattgtagattcatactaaagtcatctaaactgtgaagaaaacatatggaattatatattaagtaagtgttaaacaaatctgagtatgttttttatttaagactATTTAAAGTAGGCAcgtcttgcttagatgacagctttgcacatctttaaATTTCCTTTTCAGCTTTTTGTCAATTATAAaaatggaatggctttcagttaacagctgtgctgtacttaccaagagttaattactcacacttttaatgtgtttgagagcatcagttgtgttttaaagaggtagagttggtatacagtgaatagtgaatatttgagtaatgttcttataacttccatattatagcaagaactactcaactaagtataaaaatatatacttttaggAATAAAGGCTGGGCAATATGAAATAAATTaacaactttgaaagtatcctcaaatgcagtcgcaaagacaatcaaaattgttatgatgaaactggcactcatcagaaccatCCCAGGAgcggaagaccaagagttacctctgttgcacaggataagttaacagcactccagataagatgccaccttaatgcttcacatagtatgttgtcttgtttaacacttttacaatTTACTAAACATAATGAATTTACTAAACTcgtaatgtgttccttcataatctggatgacttcagtgttcattttcaatgtaaaaaaaaaaaacactgaatgagaaacgTAAACAGgttttaaaatacataatataaacatatacaggtAAGTAATTTTCTAATAGCATGGTCTTTATATGGcacatgtatatttaaaaaaaaacttttaaacaagTCACATTGCCCCCTAGCACAACAGGAGAGTTAAAAGGTTAAAGCTTGTAATCCATTAGATGCTTCCAAATCAGTTGTTTACACCTGATATAGATAATAAGAGAGGAGTTACTCCTGATTTATTCTAGTTGCAGAATTGTTTACAGCTCTACTCTTATAAGGATGGATTGTCTTCACATTAAACAGTTGTGCTTACAGTCTACTGTCCTGCTCTGTTTGGATAGTTGTTTATAATAGTGTCTTTTGCAGTCTGTTTCTTTACACTCTGTGTCTGTATTTATGCTGTATGATGACtctgtatgattgtgtgtgtgtgtgtgtgtgtgttcaggttctCTGCAGAGTACAGATGTATTCCATCCCCTTTGCGAGGTGTCTGGGAATATCCATGATTCCTCTGGTAGTTCTGAGCACTATAGCCAGTCTGCTGCTGCTTTTCCCCAGCATGCAGCACCGCTACCTGGCTGAAGGTCACATAACCCCAGAGGCTCGGTACTGCACGGGGATATGGCTCTCTGGATTTGTGGtgtgtactattttttttaaataattgtcatCATGTTCATTATCATACTATCACGGTCATAAGTAACCTTGTatcacattttattaaataacaaattaacaaattatccacatttattttttatatatcattGTTTTTGCACAACATCTATGATATATAACCCGTACCAATAAGTCTCATATCTCCAAAAAGCTAACTGTGCAGAAGAAGGGGAAAACAGCTGAATTTTAAATTTGGAGCCAATGTAAAATTTCTGTTATGTAAGACATATTCcaatttttggagcatttctattggtccatttattatgaaAGCACAAATGGTGGCATATAcagctcagtttctgaatcagtttctcagattttgcaaataataggtatatgtttgagtaaaatgaacattgtagttttattctttacagactacagacaacatttctcccaattaccaaaaaaagaaatattgtcatttagcgcatttatttgcataaatggGAATGgcttaaattacaaaaaagatgcagagctttcagacaagttcataattataaagttttaagagttcagaaatcaatatttggtggaataaccctgttttttaatcactccttggcatgttctcctccaccagtcttacaggctgcttttagataactttatgccactactggtgcagttcagctttgtttgatggcttgtgatcatccatcttctactCAACTAGATGAGTGAACTTCCAGTAAAAAGGAAACTGAACTTCAGGCTCAAGGGCAGTTTGCATTTTCTTTATAGTTATCTTAATCTTGGTTCCTTAAACCGAACATGATTCTCGTAATCAACATCCCTTTCGAACCTCTGATGTGGCCAAATATGGACAAGCAAGAATTCTGCCTTTCACATTATCATAACACCACACTCGtctgttcaatgttttttttaattcagcggTTTATCAGCATGACCTCTGTCATGAGGATGTTCCGTCTTTTGGTTGTTGCTGATGTTCTCTCACACCagattctgtctgtctgtgtgttttgtcAGGTGCTTGTGGCTGCTCGAGGCTTTGCATCACGCTATATGAAAGAAGGACACTGTCTATTCAGAGCTGATGTGAGTGTGAGAGtacttttgttttttagattATGATTTCATTTCAAACATCATTTACAactcaaacaacaacaaaactacACTATAGTAGATTTTTTTACACAATAGTAtggcaaagtatacaaataataCAGATAATACACACTCTAAAGCCACCCTCTTTAgcatgatttaaacacacaaacttttcactcaaaatttcttgataaatggacgcatagaaactcttcaaaatgacatgaaattaaccattttttacattgaattccatgAAAAaaattttctctctcctgtaaagttgttgttttggagatataacacaatataacataatataacataactaTAATATTAAGATACAGTTACTGCTAGTGTTAAGAGTGCTATAGTAAAAATTGTTGAGTAAAAGTTATGATTAATTGTTATTTATAACATTGGTTATTATGGTAATTTTTATTAGCATTTATAAGAGGTGTcaattaaccttacttacctatGAAATTTTGGTTATATATACTTTCCTGTAGCATTTATTTTTAAGACaaatttttactttacattttcatacatttatCAAAATGTTCTaatccttacatttttaaaatagccttgttacCCCTGTTCAGCTTGTTTTATTCTGGTTTCtcatcattcaaaaaaaaaaaacccatccaGATAAATTTCTTCATccggatagagtgaatctgattgtggttggatgagaagtataaatatataccttTCTGACTGGTTTATACGATCTATTGCACCTGCACCTTAAGTCAAACTCCAGCAAGGACATAGCAggcgtacagctctggaaaaaaattaagagagcacttcagtttctgaatcagtttctctgatttttctatttataggtatatgtttgagtaaaatgaacattgttgttttattatataaactactgataacatttctctcaaattccaaataaaaatattgtcatttagagcatttgtttgcagaaaatgagaaatggctgaaataaaacaaatatatagagctttcagacctttacattacaattttttctttacattacttatactttaagtagttttaagtcGTTTTTACTTCTACAGAAGAATTTTGTAAATAGTAGAATCTATACTTTACCCTGAGTAATAAATGTTAATACTTTTACACCTTATTTAGTACAtaattcactctcacacacacacaaaaaaaaactttttaaagtttcATTGGAAGTCAGTGTCATTTTGAAGctttattatcttattatcttgACATAATCCtgacataatataaaaaacaacattcagagtcacattatgtcaaaatgttCACTTAATATGCTGTCTGGATAAAAATTCCTGACTCCACACTTTTTTTTCGCAGATGATGTGTCGGCTAGCGTACACGTGTGTGGCTGTGTTTGCTACTggcttctgttttctgtttaatacTAGTGGACTAACCAAGGGACCTCTGTGTCTGTACAATGGAACCAATGGTCAAGAGTGGGGCAGACCTCTGCAACGTGAGAATACAGAGTAAGAAGAGTCACATGTTCAGCTTTTTTGTGTCTGAAATTTAAATGTCTGCTGCTTGTATTTGAGATCATTTGAGTGATTTGAATGGATTTAGATCttacattaaatattaagaaAATAGGAAATCCCCAACAACAGTCTGGGAATGAAACACATGAGGCAACAACTTCAGACATCCCCTGAGCTGCCAAGACACAGGAACACTTCCTATTCTGGTGTTATGACGAGTAGTATGATCAGGCATGTGAGCGTGACAGAGATATGACCTGTGAGTGTGTCACAGACGTGCAATTTTTCAAAAAGTGCCCAGAAAACCTGCTTTTCAAGCccagtttcttctgaaatcaagagtattaaaaaggaGTTTGTCCCAAGTTGCTACAGTAATCTGTAGGATTGCTTTATATAAGATATTGAAGCATTACAGTGAGGATGTTGGACGTTAATACCCCTATATTCAATGTTTTGCATTCAGCATGGTGATCATTAGGGGTGAAATTGATCTGTACAATTGAGTATCACAGTCatttgttttgcaatattgtatCAATTCTCATTGTTCTCAGTTTTCTTCTCTGAAACATCTCACTTTATTGACTTGTCAGTCTAGATTATACCTTGATAGTGTAGAAATTCGGTAACACTTTTTAGTGTCATCtatataagactctataaacatactaataacacattataatgcattcataatacaTTGTAAACATAGCTATACATAATTTGTACAACCCATCATAGCCatatttattatgcatcatgaactgtggtcataatgcattaatatagctgtgtttataacacgttatacatcaataccaataaattcagtcccagcttgcagaatacATTACGACTAAACAagcttccaaattccaaataaacaaagCCTGGATAATGctctaattatatttttaataactaATTAGTTGtatttgtcttgaatataatatgttagagtcatttataatgtattataacaggtctttgtgcgctccaagtaaagtgGTAGACATTCATTGCGGGACTAGAATGTTGATTatagatactgtatatactattttaacatacatagtATAAGCACAGCTTACCATGaccataatgcataataaacatggctacaatgggctatgcatttttataaatatttataaccatgtttataatgccttattaatgcattataatatgttactATATCTTCATTCCTATGCATGCATTTCTTTAGCACTAGAGTCCAGAACGTCTGTTTCAAGGAATAATAACTACAAAAACGTAGCAAAAAATGCAATGTACAATGTACACCAgtaacacacacatttagaatCAACACTTTCACCAACATTTGTTATCATTGATCACTAAGTGctaaataaatgtgtgtatgtttttgtgtgtttgctttTATTCCAGAGAGATCAGTTATTTGTATGTGCCTGAGCGCTGGGCGTCTGCCTGTATTGAACCTCATGGCATTGTGATGTGGAACATGGTGCTCTTCTCTATGATCATGACGACTAGTGGACTCCAGGCTTTCATCTGCACTGTGCAGATCCTACACGCTATAGTGGCCGTGATTATGGGGCCTGGCTTTCGTAAGAACCAGGTAAGTGAGTTAATACTACTTATTTGGGTTCTGTTAATAATAGGACATAAAGATAGGTGAGGAGTGGTGTTAAAGTGTTCCATGTAAAAGTTCTAGGAAGAATGTAAAGGTTTAAAACTGTTCTGTTCCTTTAAAaggaattaaaatgttaaatatgcaGCAAGATTTTCAGCTCTTTGCCatcatttttacagtttatacACTGTATTGTAAGTTGAAAACAGGTTGTTACTGTTCAccaacaaaatgtttaaaaactatgAAAAACTTTCTTTTATATTGTGCATTAGGTCGTTAGGTAAAGCTAAACCTACAATCATCATTACTCAAAAacttatattttcttatagaCTAAATGATATAAACATGAATCCACTATCGGCAAAGGAGAAAGAGTAATCTTGCTCCTACCTTGCCAGTGACCAGAAGATAGCAGCTTTCAATGAtagttaaattattaaaaatatttaagcagCATAAGGAGACACATCTGATAATGACAAAGTCTGAAAAAGACATTTAAAGGAGATCTCCAGTATAAAACTGactggtgtagtaaaacatgatagagtactatttaaaacgaggcatttataacctataaaagttataaaaaaaattataaaagtgtagaagaagcttattaaaatccactgtttacaacccatagtGTTAGCTAATCTCCGGGCGCCGCCATCCTAAGGTAAAGGTAAAGATGGTGGCAGCTGTAGATTAGGATACACTATGGGTTGTAAACAATatcttttaataagcttcttgtgcacttttaaagttattaatgccctgttttaaatgtcagggctctatggattctaccaatgaggtgtggagctactttgagcctggataacggttaaaaacgatttatctgcaggggaaaaatatgccccatatcatttaTTCTAAAGCATGTTCGGAGTAACTGAAAAAATTACTGGAtttcggaaagctgcaggagaacgaAGGTGGGCTATTCTCCTTTAATTACAGGCAGGGTTGCacagaaatatgaaaaaatactgtttaacTGTTGCTTTAGTGCCCTACGTCTCAGCACACAGTTATACTGTGAATTAAGTGTTGTTTTTCACAGTATTACCATATTTAACCAAACacagtattttactgttataaaatgGCTGTATTTTGAGGCAATTTTACAATGTAAGCGAAGGTTCTTTAAATCATACATATATTCTTAACAATTACATTATCTCTACAGTGAATctcttttaaaatattaatttaggaACACAAAATAATACATATAGAATTGTCAACTTGTTTTCAAATCACCCATATAAAGGGCTGTTTGGTAGCTGCAGTGGGTAAAGAGTGATGAGCACAGTTAATGTAAAAGTACCATTAAACAGAGTATCATGTTTTTTTCATAGGTGGTTCCTGCTTAAAGAAACTGGAGGAGAAGTTTGTTTCAGCAAAAGTTCAGTGTTAATTGTGTTTAAAGGGCTCGTGCTATTTATGACGATGCTTTAGTTCCTGCTTGAAGCATTTGATAGAGAGACGAAGATGAGACGAAGGCCTGTCTTGCTGCGCCAGGTTTGGTCACTAGTGCTTTATTTTGCACAAACTACTGTACTACATACTATTGCGATGAGTGAATTTCCAATAGGAGTGTACAGATTTGACATGTTTAATATGCTAGTTTTGGATGCAGAGAGATAAAGGTAGGATTTCTATATTTTTGAGTGAAATGCAATTTATGTAGCTTCcaaaataaatcatatataagaatttaaaattttaatgtaGTCTGCACTGAACCACAAGTAAATAGCCTAAGGCAACATTTCTTAATCCTGGACCTGGAGGTACCCTGCCTTGCCCATTTTAGTGGTTTACCTGCTTTCCCACACCCCCTGCAACTCTGAAAAGGCTTGTAAATGAGAAATATACATTTGGTAAAactggtaacacttcctatgaatcctgcattcttaatgcattataaattaatttataatgcataatatggcatacataatactatataataatgTACATATAACCATCATAAACTTGTACAATAACTAATATCATACAGGAGAGAGACATAACCTTTTTaacttccaatggaagtcaatgtaaaaagaatttatttcagataatttagaagaatttctattggtccttttatcaagaaattttgaagGATTATTTGTTGAtttaaattttgtagtaaactaaaatcaacaaaaattgagataatTTTTTCATacgtttttttattggacattgACGGTATGTACTTACAGTGACATACATAGAATTCTATAAAGTACAAGGACATGACTTTATAAAGAGTGGGATCATAAGGACTTTttaatttatgataaaaaaacacaaaaaatattaatttaattcattCATGAAGACGTGtacattataatgtgctatgtaCTGTAATGTCACTATAAGTACACATAAGTTATTATACAAGTTtatgatttttaaaatgttttgcatgttGCCATAAGAACTGAGGAATAAGTTATTATACTGTCTTATGATAGTTATTATAAGCCTTCATGTTTGATATGTAATGTTTTATAAACACATGATTCATAGGAAATCTTATCagaacattttaacagtttgtttttCTTCAAATATGACTGATAGTAAGATGAGTCCTGAACTGGGTAAAATGACTCACCacccaaaaaagaagaaaacctaTTTTAAGATCTTTAGCAAGGCTCAATCTGGCTctggaaaaatgggaaaaagaaaTCCTACTTCCTCAGTGTTAAGtgttaaatttaacattttactaACCTAGTGCACTAGAGGTCACTGTACACCCTTATTATTTAACAGTGAGAGACTTTCTCATTTACATTTTGTACTGTATGAACAGTACATGTTACATGTCTAATAGTTGCCAACTTTTATTACAACTTCTAATAAATTCGATTTGGGCTTAGACAGGATTTACCATACAATGTTAAATAATTCCTATTTCCTTACACATATGCTGAAATGCAGAGCTATGAGATATCATTTtgctaaaactaaatcaaaatgaaacaaaactgaATTTTACCTTGGTCAGCACTAAAACAAGTTAAGAAGGGGGTTTCATTTACTAATGAAATTAAATTGTAAAGGACGTGTATGTAAAGTTTTAAGCTTTAAGTTTACAACTCTTTACCTTAGCTATGAATTAAGACGAGTCTTGAACTGGGTAAAATGACTCACCACCTAAATAAGAAAACCTATTATTAAGATGTTGA harbors:
- the LOC103031763 gene encoding transmembrane 4 L6 family member 1, yielding MYSIPFARCLGISMIPLVVLSTIASLLLLFPSMQHRYLAEGHITPEARYCTGIWLSGFVVLVAARGFASRYMKEGHCLFRADMMCRLAYTCVAVFATGFCFLFNTSGLTKGPLCLYNGTNGQEWGRPLQRENTEEISYLYVPERWASACIEPHGIVMWNMVLFSMIMTTSGLQAFICTVQILHAIVAVIMGPGFRKNQVVPA